A single genomic interval of Lucilia cuprina isolate Lc7/37 chromosome 2, ASM2204524v1, whole genome shotgun sequence harbors:
- the LOC111677655 gene encoding uncharacterized protein LOC111677655: MVLKTICLILSVTALIGSGIYVRAQEEADIDYDSPNSIDDHNVKATENRLAAQLYAVLEHYKQEDPLGFPGAPIPDPMDVPDMKKSLGMATLTMMKVKAYGLSKFRIASINADLKAMKVCTYIQGVKQCKKRDN; the protein is encoded by the exons atggttttaaaaacaatttgcttGATTTTAAGTGTCACGGCTCTAATAGGATCTGGTATTTATGTTCGTGCCCAAGAGGAGGCTG ACATTGACTATGACAGTCCAAATTCCATTGATGATCATAATGTTAAAGCCACTGAAAATCGTTTGGCTGCTCAACTGTATGCCGTTTTGGAACATTATAAACAAGAAGATCCTCTAGGTTTTCCTGGTGCTCCTATACCTGATCCCATGGATGTACCAGATATGAAAAAAAGTCTTGGCATGGCCACCTTAACAATGATGAAGGTTAAGGCTTATGGTTTATCGAAATTTCGTATTGCCAGCATTAATGCCGATCTGAAAGCAATGaaggtatgtacatatatacaaggTGTAAAACAGTGTAAAAAAAGAGATAATTGA
- the LOC111677659 gene encoding AN1-type zinc finger protein 2A has protein sequence MEFPHLGQHCNEKTCNRLDFLPVKCDACSQVFCSSHFNYEQHNCASGLRKDYQVPLCPLCGEPVPTAPGVEPDLTVGQHIDQQCKSDSRKIFTNRCSYKNCKRKELIPVNCSQCKRNFCLRHRHTADHECQSLSLTANNVKTETDQKRNMAAKAAEQRRTQKPPNTLFNTAPKPTTAAVRAAAAQRLTAGSSQMQTIQGNISEDEALARAIALSIMELDETNDRNRRNETAAAAAAAATNTQRRNNTTVPVGGNDQQQNSSKDKCSLS, from the exons ATGGAATTTCCACATTTAGGACAACATTGTAATGAAAAAACATGCAACAGACTTG attttttaccaGTGAAATGTGATGCTTGCAGTCAAGTATTTTGTTCCTCGCACTTTAATTATGAACAGCACAATTGTGCCTCCGGTTTGCGTAAGGATTACCAAGTGCCATTATGTCCACTGTGTGGTGAACCCGTACCAACTGCCCCTGGTGTTGAGCCTGATTTGACGGTGGGACAACACATCGATCAACAATGTAAATCAGATTCTCGGAAAATTTTCACCAACCGTTGTTCCTATAAAAACTGCAAACGAAAAGAATTAATACCAGTTAACTGTTCCCAATGTAAACGCAACTTTTGTTTGCGTCATCGTCATACAGCCGATCATGAGTGCCAGTCATTGTCATTAACTGCAAATAATGTAAAAACTGAAACCGATCAAAAAAGGAATATGGCAGC aaaagctgCCGAACAACGACGTACACAAAAACCaccaaatactttatttaatacTGCACCTAAGCCAACTACCGCCGCAGTCAGAGCAGCAGCAGCACAACGTTTGACAGCTGGTTCTAGTCAAATGCAAACTATTCAGGGAAACATA tcAGAGGATGAAGCATTAGCTCGTGCCATTGCCTTGTCCATTATGGAATTAGATGAAACCAACGATCGCAATAGACGTAATGAAACGGCTGCAGCAGCTGCTGCCGCTGCTACAAATACACAACGACGCAATAACACTACCGTTCCAGTGGGAGGTAATGATCAGCAGCAAAACTCTAGCAAAGACAAATGTTCTTTGTCGTAG
- the LOC111677650 gene encoding conserved oligomeric Golgi complex subunit 3 isoform X1, whose product MDDVASVQLENENLRKIRSRLLLWDAKNNALAALNVTQEECLEQINSIWSQEAEVKYTHNSKSIRGNKIMFIYFQMPSTEQAGEEVKGTTSDLETNSLSLSSLQQSLPPGIDTTHDFLMLYDQVHAEIHENSNAVSHRYLQQLITRSTECKRILTQIEAAMGRLKTLREEYAFVSEKTEALNNASEKLIEEQEKLQSLGDEIHKRLHYFNQVELLNQRLHSPTLSVASESFRECLTKIDECLTYLKEHSKFKDSPAFIIKYKHCLAKAVTLVKNYVNTVMSQATEATLHPKQINTLSGSSSSGATDASITSPDAAFALYYGKYQTSAAKVKRVSQMIESRINVCPEYANLLAELQQNYLNERATIMTPAVDKAIKDIKTQHKGDHCALMRSSCAFLVHICQDEQRLYYQFFALESEQLTSYLENLCNILYDTMRPFIIHINHLETLAEICSILRIEMLEEHVQQNPTALEAFATIANQLLQDVQERLVFRAHLYLQSDILNYNPSAGDLAYPEKLEMMESIALSLQDPPQIRRFDSRSSLVSTTSNVTEADSVDTSVSRVRNMNSPADLHGMWYPTVRRTLVCLSRLYRCVDRPIFQGLSQEALKHCIQSVSAAATKISQSKTPIDGELFEIKHLLILREQIAPFRVDFTVKETSLDFSKVKTAAFGLLQKRKQLFSMGSNNALLEFLLEGTPQIKEHLLDSRKEVDRQLKFVCEKFIKDSLQTLAAPLVTFLEKAQSVVNTVQPAVNKEQQQQQQTQNNKINYALRQSAWASPQQISSVIQETQRLIKSKLPMLQRSMQLYLSNRDTEFIIFRPIRNNIIQSFVKLEQLLTTNGYSPDDMIITSCPSAEQVSIILSSASILAADAMINFSAAQRKASVASVDNSILATNSSEPQRKISLDKKVSFEGSAAKETMENLPELTESSGNNSSVTSPTALSPEPAQNNDMPAGKDINSTAE is encoded by the exons ATGGATGACGTAGCCAGTGTTCAgctagaaaatgaaaatttacggAAAATTCGCTCACGACTACTGTTGTGGGATGCTAAAAACAATGCCCTAGCTGCCTTGAATGTAACACAAGAAGAATGTCTAGAGCAAATCAATTCAATATGGTCCCAGGAAGCAGAGGTAAAATACACACACAATTCGAAATCGATTAGAGGCAATAAAatcatgtttatttatttccagATGCCTTCTACAGAACAAGCTGGCGAAGAAGTAAAGGGTACTACTAGCGATTTAGAAACAAATTCCTTGTCTCTTAGCAGTCTACAGCAGTCACTGCCACCAGGTATAGATACCACTCATGATTTCTTAATGCTGTACGATCAGGTTCATGCCGAAATACATGAGAATAGCAATGCGGTGTCACATCGTTATTTGCAGCAGTTGATTACCAGAAGTACGGAGTGCAAGCGTATTTTGACACAAATAGAGGCAGCCATGGGACGTTTGAAAACATTACGTGAGGAATATGCTTTTGTATCGGAAAAAACTGAGGCTCTTAATAACGCCAGCGAAAAGTTGATAGAGGAACAGGAAAAGTTGCAGTCTTTGGGAGATGAAATACACAAACGTTTGCATTATTTCAATCAAGTGGAACTTTTAAATCAACGTCTGCACAGTCCCACTCTGTCAGTGGCCTCTGAGTCGTTTCGTGAATGTTTGACCAAAATAGATGAATGTTTGACTTATCTTAAGGAACAt tcgaaatttaaagattctccTGCTTTTATCATCAAATACAAACATTGTTTGGCCAAGGCTGTGACGTTggttaaaaactatgttaacACTGTTATGTCACAAGCTACCGAAGCCACTTTACATCCCAAACAGATTAACACGTTAAGCGGTAGCAGTAGTAGTGGTGCTACAGATGCCTCTATCACTTCTCCGGATGCAGCTTTTGCTTTATACTATGGTAAATATCAAACCTCAGCGGCTAAGGTTAAAAGAGTTTCACAAATGATAGAATCTCGCATCAACGTATGTCCGGAGTATGCAAATCTTTTAGCAGAATTACAACAGAATTATCTAAATGAAAGGGCCACCATTATGACGCCCGCCGTTGATAAAGCAATTAAGGATATTAAAACCCAGCATAAGGGAGATCATTGTGCTTTAATGCGTAGCTCTTGTGCTTTTCTAGTGCATATATGCCAAGATGAACAGAGATTGTATTATCAATTTTTCGCCTTGGAAAGCGAGCAATTAAC GTCATATTTGGAGAATTTGTGTAATATACTCTATGACACTATGCGTCCGTTTATTATTCATATAAATCATTTGGAAACATTGGCTGAAATTTGCTCAATATTAAGAATAGAAATGCTAGAGGAACATGTCCAACAAAATC CCACTGCTTTGGAGGCCTTTGCCACTATAGCCAATCAACTGCTGCAAGATGTCCAAGAACGTTTGGTATTTAGAGCTCATTTGTATTTACAATCTGATATCTTGAATTACAATCCTTCGGCTGGAGATTTGGCTTATCCTGAAAAATTGGAAATGATGGAG agtATAGCTTTGTCTTTGCAAGATCCACCACAAATACGTCGCTTCGATTCGAGATCCTCGTTGGTGTCTACAACTTCTAATGTTACAGAAGCCGATAGTGTTGATACAAGTGTTAGTCGTGTCAGAAATATGA ATTCACCCGCTGATTTGCATGGCATGTGGTATCCCACTGTTAGACGTACATTGGTTTGTTTATCACGTCTCTATCGTTgtgtggatcggcccatatttcaGGGTCTATCTCAGGAAGCTTTAAaacattgtatacaaagtgtCTCTGCGGCTGCGACGAAAATATCACAATCAAAG ACTCCCATAGATGGcgaattatttgaaattaaacatttattaatattacgCGAACAAATAGCACCTTTTCGTGTAGATTTCACGGTAAAAGAAACTTCTTTGGATTTCAGTAAAGTGAAAACGGCTGCTTTTGGTCTATTACAAAAACGCAAACAACTATTTTCCATGGGTAGCAATAATGCTTTATTGGAGTTTTTACTAGAAGGTACACCACAAATAAAAGAACATCTGTTGGATTCACGCAAAGAAGTAGATCGTCAGttgaaatttgtttgtgaaAAGTTTATTAAAGATTCACTGCAAACTTTGGCTGCTCCTCTAGTAACATTCCTGGAAAAAGCACAATCTGTGGTGAATACTGTGCAGCCAGCAGTAAACAaggaacaacagcagcagcagcaaacacaaaataataagaTAAACTATGCCTTAAGGCAAAGTGCATGGGCCAGTCCTCAACAGATAAGCAGTGTTATACAGGAGACACAACGTTTAATCAAAAGCAAATTGCCCATGTTGCAGCGTTCCATGCAATTATATTTAAGCAATCGGGATACGGAATTTATAATATTTCGTCCCATAAGA AACAACATTATACAGTCCTTTGTTAAACTCGAGCAATTATTAACCACCAATGGCTATAGTCCAGATGACATGATTATTACTAGTTGCCCTTCTGCAGAGCAGGTCTCCATTATACTATCCAGCGCTAGTATTTTAGCAGCCGATGCCATGATTAATTTCTCAGCAGCTCAACGTAAAGCCAGTGTAGCTTCAGTTGATAACAGTATTTTGGCCACAAATTCCTCTGAACCACAAAGAAAAATATCCCTAGATAAGAAAGTTAGTTTTGAGGGTTCTGCAGCAAAAGAAACCATGGAAAATTTGCCCGAACTTACAGAGTCCTCTGGCAATAATAGCAGTGTTACCTCACCAACAGCACTATCACCAGAACCTGCTCAAAATAACGATATGCCAGCAGGCAAGGACATAAACTCGACCGCTGAATAG
- the LOC111677650 gene encoding conserved oligomeric Golgi complex subunit 3 isoform X2, whose amino-acid sequence MDDVASVQLENENLRKIRSRLLLWDAKNNALAALNVTQEECLEQINSIWSQEAEMPSTEQAGEEVKGTTSDLETNSLSLSSLQQSLPPGIDTTHDFLMLYDQVHAEIHENSNAVSHRYLQQLITRSTECKRILTQIEAAMGRLKTLREEYAFVSEKTEALNNASEKLIEEQEKLQSLGDEIHKRLHYFNQVELLNQRLHSPTLSVASESFRECLTKIDECLTYLKEHSKFKDSPAFIIKYKHCLAKAVTLVKNYVNTVMSQATEATLHPKQINTLSGSSSSGATDASITSPDAAFALYYGKYQTSAAKVKRVSQMIESRINVCPEYANLLAELQQNYLNERATIMTPAVDKAIKDIKTQHKGDHCALMRSSCAFLVHICQDEQRLYYQFFALESEQLTSYLENLCNILYDTMRPFIIHINHLETLAEICSILRIEMLEEHVQQNPTALEAFATIANQLLQDVQERLVFRAHLYLQSDILNYNPSAGDLAYPEKLEMMESIALSLQDPPQIRRFDSRSSLVSTTSNVTEADSVDTSVSRVRNMNSPADLHGMWYPTVRRTLVCLSRLYRCVDRPIFQGLSQEALKHCIQSVSAAATKISQSKTPIDGELFEIKHLLILREQIAPFRVDFTVKETSLDFSKVKTAAFGLLQKRKQLFSMGSNNALLEFLLEGTPQIKEHLLDSRKEVDRQLKFVCEKFIKDSLQTLAAPLVTFLEKAQSVVNTVQPAVNKEQQQQQQTQNNKINYALRQSAWASPQQISSVIQETQRLIKSKLPMLQRSMQLYLSNRDTEFIIFRPIRNNIIQSFVKLEQLLTTNGYSPDDMIITSCPSAEQVSIILSSASILAADAMINFSAAQRKASVASVDNSILATNSSEPQRKISLDKKVSFEGSAAKETMENLPELTESSGNNSSVTSPTALSPEPAQNNDMPAGKDINSTAE is encoded by the exons ATGGATGACGTAGCCAGTGTTCAgctagaaaatgaaaatttacggAAAATTCGCTCACGACTACTGTTGTGGGATGCTAAAAACAATGCCCTAGCTGCCTTGAATGTAACACAAGAAGAATGTCTAGAGCAAATCAATTCAATATGGTCCCAGGAAGCAGAG ATGCCTTCTACAGAACAAGCTGGCGAAGAAGTAAAGGGTACTACTAGCGATTTAGAAACAAATTCCTTGTCTCTTAGCAGTCTACAGCAGTCACTGCCACCAGGTATAGATACCACTCATGATTTCTTAATGCTGTACGATCAGGTTCATGCCGAAATACATGAGAATAGCAATGCGGTGTCACATCGTTATTTGCAGCAGTTGATTACCAGAAGTACGGAGTGCAAGCGTATTTTGACACAAATAGAGGCAGCCATGGGACGTTTGAAAACATTACGTGAGGAATATGCTTTTGTATCGGAAAAAACTGAGGCTCTTAATAACGCCAGCGAAAAGTTGATAGAGGAACAGGAAAAGTTGCAGTCTTTGGGAGATGAAATACACAAACGTTTGCATTATTTCAATCAAGTGGAACTTTTAAATCAACGTCTGCACAGTCCCACTCTGTCAGTGGCCTCTGAGTCGTTTCGTGAATGTTTGACCAAAATAGATGAATGTTTGACTTATCTTAAGGAACAt tcgaaatttaaagattctccTGCTTTTATCATCAAATACAAACATTGTTTGGCCAAGGCTGTGACGTTggttaaaaactatgttaacACTGTTATGTCACAAGCTACCGAAGCCACTTTACATCCCAAACAGATTAACACGTTAAGCGGTAGCAGTAGTAGTGGTGCTACAGATGCCTCTATCACTTCTCCGGATGCAGCTTTTGCTTTATACTATGGTAAATATCAAACCTCAGCGGCTAAGGTTAAAAGAGTTTCACAAATGATAGAATCTCGCATCAACGTATGTCCGGAGTATGCAAATCTTTTAGCAGAATTACAACAGAATTATCTAAATGAAAGGGCCACCATTATGACGCCCGCCGTTGATAAAGCAATTAAGGATATTAAAACCCAGCATAAGGGAGATCATTGTGCTTTAATGCGTAGCTCTTGTGCTTTTCTAGTGCATATATGCCAAGATGAACAGAGATTGTATTATCAATTTTTCGCCTTGGAAAGCGAGCAATTAAC GTCATATTTGGAGAATTTGTGTAATATACTCTATGACACTATGCGTCCGTTTATTATTCATATAAATCATTTGGAAACATTGGCTGAAATTTGCTCAATATTAAGAATAGAAATGCTAGAGGAACATGTCCAACAAAATC CCACTGCTTTGGAGGCCTTTGCCACTATAGCCAATCAACTGCTGCAAGATGTCCAAGAACGTTTGGTATTTAGAGCTCATTTGTATTTACAATCTGATATCTTGAATTACAATCCTTCGGCTGGAGATTTGGCTTATCCTGAAAAATTGGAAATGATGGAG agtATAGCTTTGTCTTTGCAAGATCCACCACAAATACGTCGCTTCGATTCGAGATCCTCGTTGGTGTCTACAACTTCTAATGTTACAGAAGCCGATAGTGTTGATACAAGTGTTAGTCGTGTCAGAAATATGA ATTCACCCGCTGATTTGCATGGCATGTGGTATCCCACTGTTAGACGTACATTGGTTTGTTTATCACGTCTCTATCGTTgtgtggatcggcccatatttcaGGGTCTATCTCAGGAAGCTTTAAaacattgtatacaaagtgtCTCTGCGGCTGCGACGAAAATATCACAATCAAAG ACTCCCATAGATGGcgaattatttgaaattaaacatttattaatattacgCGAACAAATAGCACCTTTTCGTGTAGATTTCACGGTAAAAGAAACTTCTTTGGATTTCAGTAAAGTGAAAACGGCTGCTTTTGGTCTATTACAAAAACGCAAACAACTATTTTCCATGGGTAGCAATAATGCTTTATTGGAGTTTTTACTAGAAGGTACACCACAAATAAAAGAACATCTGTTGGATTCACGCAAAGAAGTAGATCGTCAGttgaaatttgtttgtgaaAAGTTTATTAAAGATTCACTGCAAACTTTGGCTGCTCCTCTAGTAACATTCCTGGAAAAAGCACAATCTGTGGTGAATACTGTGCAGCCAGCAGTAAACAaggaacaacagcagcagcagcaaacacaaaataataagaTAAACTATGCCTTAAGGCAAAGTGCATGGGCCAGTCCTCAACAGATAAGCAGTGTTATACAGGAGACACAACGTTTAATCAAAAGCAAATTGCCCATGTTGCAGCGTTCCATGCAATTATATTTAAGCAATCGGGATACGGAATTTATAATATTTCGTCCCATAAGA AACAACATTATACAGTCCTTTGTTAAACTCGAGCAATTATTAACCACCAATGGCTATAGTCCAGATGACATGATTATTACTAGTTGCCCTTCTGCAGAGCAGGTCTCCATTATACTATCCAGCGCTAGTATTTTAGCAGCCGATGCCATGATTAATTTCTCAGCAGCTCAACGTAAAGCCAGTGTAGCTTCAGTTGATAACAGTATTTTGGCCACAAATTCCTCTGAACCACAAAGAAAAATATCCCTAGATAAGAAAGTTAGTTTTGAGGGTTCTGCAGCAAAAGAAACCATGGAAAATTTGCCCGAACTTACAGAGTCCTCTGGCAATAATAGCAGTGTTACCTCACCAACAGCACTATCACCAGAACCTGCTCAAAATAACGATATGCCAGCAGGCAAGGACATAAACTCGACCGCTGAATAG
- the LOC111677652 gene encoding exocyst complex component 2 has translation MAPQPVVTGLSPKEGPPGTRVIIRGEFLGLKPTDLIGLKICGFDCLLSAEWVSPNKIIARSGPAKGIGDIIVTTRSGGEGTSSVQFRAIGNHEIIGPLKESAVWIDEAPSQNFAWGRRTLVQSVLTQEDPLGLSTEGNEQKNVENLRELFPNNSGDLLQENFSPALFLLEKHSATTFADLKAGLNYLNRKVESQKEGQLSFLKSNAGSVIDQLDTLMNIRDKLIFRKVMEEVDQRILQIRKQLHEKVVKMPQSVEQQRKLIKALISLEVQQSGTSLNDKLRNTDPAWDAIDARSKYLEQTFKQTFEQYASKDAQGAEKSKNRDISQTPNRVLFCEEICEIAASQLPDLWRLGQMYFTGELRGPNDPRPGDFKRMILTAIEKFCIYLKVAMCTTDSEARTLRQSVGLIWPINHGSHDVFKSWLPQCLRYTRITYATLISLDLPSSALDIVQKFIDATRLHCFSNIFEKATQNCNKLTELETWEMGVEDFPGATLLPQRLEELLIETLEEAQQSCINPEMREGNLLESESDGQREVSLRLQQLLLCFCNVIQELAFHSHKEETPTHNVSQLLGYPNNQSSGPASGRFTSLSTTTAITWEQRMLCCLANCAYCNKSFFHKVGSLFEKYGYPLPSLAIETARYSVNKLFSNILDAYVEHKGDPLVGTIEPSMYLGAFQWDIEMSIGQLRPYAHECCDNLVGVYSEIFTISPALLRPILEPIVLTISEELARLMSCVPQFSYTGAIQASVDIRLLRDALKLYTNETGRNYFLEALEAINPPLDVDQQKHADEILERVKERMKLQLMCFSVKEP, from the exons ATGGCTCCGCAACCTGTAGTAACTGGTCTTTCACCGAAAGAGGGACCTCCTGGAACTCGTGTTATAATACGTGGTGAATTTTTAGGTTTAAAACCTACAGATTTAATAG gtttgaAAATATGTGGTTTCGATTGTCTACTTTCGGCCGAATGGGTGTCACCCAATAAAATCATAGCCCGTTCAGGACCGGCAAAGGGAATTGGTGATATTATTGTTACCACCAGAAGTGGTGGTGAGGGTACCTCGTCGGTACAATTTAGAGCTATAGGTAATCATGAAATTATTGGTCCCTTAAAAGAGTCTGCTGTGTGGATAGATGAAGCTCCCTCACAAAATTTCGCCTGGGGTAGACGTACCCTAGTGCAGTCCGTGCTTACACAGGAGGATCCCTTGGGATTATCAACCGAGGGCAATGAGcagaaaaatgtagaaaatctAAGAGAACTATTTCCAAATAATAGTGGCGACTTGTTGCAGGAGAATTTCTCTCCGGCCttgtttttattggaaaaacaTTCGGCTACTACGTTTGCGGATTTGAAAGCTGGTCTTAATTATCTAAATCGTAAAGTAGAATCACAGAAAGAGGGCCAACTTTCTTTTTTGAAATCGAATGCGGGTTCTGTTATTGATCAGCTGGATACTTTGATGAATATTCGCGATAAGCTG ATCTTCCGTAAAGTAATGGAAGAAGTCGATCAACGTATTTTACAAATTCGAAAACAATTACacgaaaaagttgtaaaaatgcCCCAAAGCGTTGAACAACAACGTAAACTTATCAAAGCTCTAATAAGTTTAGAAGTACAACAGTCCGGGACTAGCTTAAATGACAAGCTACGCAATACTGACCCAGCCTGGGATGCCATTGATGCAAGATCAAAATATTTGGAACAAACATTTAAGCAAACATTTGAACAATATGCCAGCAAAGATGCTCAAGGAGCAGAGA AAAGTAAAAATCGTGATATATCTCAGACACCTAATCGAGTACTGTTCTGTGAAGAGATCTGTGAAATAGCAGCATCACAATTACCAGACTTGTGGCGTTTGGGTCAGATGTACTTTACGGGAGAACTGAGAGGTCCCAATGATCCCAGACCAGGAGATTTCAAG cgCATGATTTTAACTGCCATTGAAAAATTCTGTATTTATCTAAAAGTGGCTATGTGTACCACAGATTCTGAGGCACGTACTCTAAGGCAATCAGTAGGTCTTATATGGCCTATAAATCATGGTTCTCATGATGTTTTTAAATCTTGGCTACCGCAATGTTTACGTTATACTCGCATAACTTATGCCACTTTAATTAGTTTGGATTTACCTTCGTCTGCTTTGGATATTGTGCAAAAATTCATTGATGCAACACGTTTGCATTGTTTCTCCAACATTTTCGAAAAGGCTACacaaaattgtaataaactTACAGAATTAGAAACCTGGGAAATGGGGGTGGAAGATTTTCCAGGTGCTACTCTACTACCACAACGTTTGGAGGAATTGTTAATTGAAACTTTGGAGGAGGCTCAGCAGTCCTGTATTAATCCGGAAATGAG AGAAGGAAATCTATTGGAGTCAGAATCCGATGGTCAGCGTGAGGTTTCTTTGCGCTTGCAGCagttacttttatgtttttgtaatgTTATACAAGAGTTGGCTTTTCATTCCCATAAAGAGGAAACACCAACCCACAATGTTTCCCAATTACTAGGCTATCCCAATAATCAATCCAGTGGCCCGGCTTCTGGTAGATTTACCAGTTTATCAACTACCACAGCCATTACTTGGGAGCAGCGCATGTTATGCTGTTTGGCAAATTGTGCCTATtgcaataaaagctttttccatAAAGTGGGCAGCCTATTTGAAAA ATACGGTTATCCTTTACCCTCTTTAGCTATTGAAACGGCTCGTTATTCggttaacaaattattttccaaCATCTTGGATGCCTATGTAGAGCATAAAGGTGATCCTTTGGTGGGTACAATTGAACCCTCCATGTATCTGGGTGCCTTTCAATGGGACATTGAAATGTCAATTGGCCAGTTACGCCCTTACGCCCATGAATGTTGTGATAATTTAGTGGGTGTTTATTCGGAAATTTTCACCATATCTCCAGCTTTATTAAGACCCATACTTGAGCCTATTGTATTGACTATATCCGAAGAGTTGGCACGTTTAATGAGTTGTGTACCCCAGTTCAGTTATACCGGAGCCATACAAGCCAGTGTTGATATACGTTTGTTAAGAGATGCTcttaaattgtatacaaatgAAACAGGAAG AAACTATTTCCTAGAGGCTTTAGAAGCCATCAATCCTCCTTTAGATGTAGATCAACAAAAACATGCTGACGAAATATTGGAACGTGTTAAAGAACGCATGAAACTGCAATTAATGTGTTTTTCCGTTAAAGAACCTTAG
- the LOC124421475 gene encoding uncharacterized protein LOC124421475 has translation MVTKGMYTLSSFISKANGPFTVILKKVYVKAIASLQVQRDGHLTTERIKMDITFKDMSMDFQNLGFLGTVFQGIVNSAPNLVFDAMKPFMLQEADKKLREEINNNIVKLMGDKLLPNSITPLDMAIAEGRKKVREMGYDPYRMPDYNRTVGVFSMQMSNTWINGISSFYRVGDVVVSMENNTVTLKVKVGTQQIAGAGQWEVGCGLVSRVGHVQFTVQHIRITVSVSQALDTRKRPVINDLQIDLGNIQVRCDGAGTLDYIMEFVVNILPNILRYQIMDALENPIKMRIQEKFNTIDVEQAIKDNIDKFQADGKMSFDFKI, from the coding sequence ATGGTAACCAAGGGCATGTACACGCTTAGTTCATTCATCTCTAAAGCAAATGGACCTTTTACTGTCATCTTAAAAAAGGTTTATGTCAAGGCTATAGCCTCACTGCAAGTCCAACGTGATGGCCATTTAACCACCGAACGTATTAAAATGGATATAACTTTCAAGGACATGTCAATGGATTTCCAAAACCTAGGTTTCTTAGGTACTGTTTTTCAGGGTATAGTAAACTCTGCACCCAATCTGGTATTTGATGCGATGAAACCATTTATGCTGCAGGAGGCTGATAAGAAGTTGCGCGAAgaaatcaataataatattgttaaattaatgGGTGATAAGCTGTTGCCTAATTCCATAACACCTCTAGATATGGCCATTGCCGAGGGTCGCAAAAAAGTACGTGAAATGGGTTACGATCCCTACCGCATGCCCGACTATAATCGTACGGTGGGTGTGTTTAGCATGCAAATGTCAAACACTTGGATTAATGGTATTTCCTCGTTTTATCGTGTGGGCGATGTTGTGGTTTCTATGGAAAATAACACTGTCACCCTTAAGGTTAAAGTTGGCACCCAACAAATAGCTGGTGCCGGTCAATGGGAAGTGGGTTGTGGTCTTGTGTCACGTGTGGGACATGTCCAATTCACCGTTCAGCATATACGTATAACTGTTAGTGTTAGTCAAGCTTTAGATACACGCAAGAGACCGGTTATTAATGATTTACAAATTGATTTGGGTAATATACAAGTGCGTTGTGATGGTGCGGGTACTTTGGATTATATTATGGAATTTGTTGTCAATATTTTACCAAATATTTTGCGTTATCAAATTATGGACGCTTTGGAGAATCCTATTAAAATGCGTatacaagaaaaattcaatACCATCGATGTGGAACAGGCTATTAAGgataatattgataaattccAAGCTGATGGTAAAATgtcatttgattttaaaatataa